One Elaeis guineensis isolate ETL-2024a chromosome 10, EG11, whole genome shotgun sequence genomic window carries:
- the LOC105052961 gene encoding isocitrate dehydrogenase [NAD] regulatory subunit 1, mitochondrial isoform X1, whose amino-acid sequence MARRGLPLLRQLLRDSAAASSSPPPLKTLASAETRRSVTYMPRPGDGAPRAATLIPGDGIGPLVTGAVRQVMEAMHAPVYFETYEVHGDMATVPPEVIESIRKNKVCLKGGLVTPLGGGVSSLNVQLRKELDLYASLVNCFNLAGLPTRHENVDIVVIRENTEGEYSGLEHEVVPGVVESLKVITKFCSERIAKYAFEYAYLNNRKKVTAVHKANIMKLADGLFLESCREVARKYPGIKYNEIIVDNCCMQLVSKPEQFDVMVTPNLYGNLVANTAAGIAGGTGVMPGGNVGQDHAIFEQGASAGNVGNQKIVEQKKANPVALLLSSAMMLRHLRFPSFADRLETAVKRVIAEGKYRTKDLGGDGTTQEVVDAVIAALD is encoded by the exons ATGGCGAGACGAGGTCTTCCCCTTCTCCGGCAACTCCTCCGCGACTCCGCCGCCGCCTCCTCTTCCCCTCCGCCCTTAAAAACCCTCGCCTCTGCCGAGACCCGGCGGTCCGTGACCTACATGCCCCGTCCCGGCGACGGCGCCCCGCGGGCGGCGACCCTTATTCCCGGCGACGGGATCGGCCCTCTCGTCACCGGCGCGGTCCGGCAGGTCATGGAGGCGATGCACGCTCCCGTCTACTTCGAGACCTACGAGGTCCACGGCGACATGGCCACCGTCCCGCCGGAGGTCATCGAGTCCATCCGGAAGAACAAGGTCTGCCTCAAGGGTGGCCTCGTCACACCACTCGGCGGCGGTGTCAGCTCCCTCAACGTCCAGCTCCGGAAGGAGCTCGATCTCTACGCGTCTCTTGTCAATTGCTTCAACCTCGCCGGCCTTCCCACAAGGCACGAGAACGTCGATATAGTGGTCATCAGGGAGAACACCGAGGGGGAGTACTCGGGGTTGGAGCATGAGGTGGTTCCGGGTGTTGTCGAAAGCCTCAAG GTGATAACAAAGTTCTGTTCAGAGCGCATTGCAAAATATGCTTTTGAGTATGCATACTTGAACAATAGGAAAAAGGTCACAGCTGTGCATAAGGCCAATATCATGAAGCTTGCAGATGGTTTATTTTTAGAATCTTGCCGTGAGGTTGCAAGAAAATACCCAGGGATAAAGTACAATGAGATTATTGTGGACAACTGTTGTATGCAGCTTGTGTCGAAGCCTGAGCAGTTTGATGTCATG GTCACACCAAATCTGTATGGCAATCTGGTGGCAAACACAGCTGCTGGTATTGCTGGAGGCACTGGAGTAATGCCAGGAG GCAATGTTGGTCAAGATCATGCAATTTTTGAACAAGGGGCTTCCGCTGGCAATGTGGGAAACCAGAAGATAGTGGAACAAAAGAAGGCAAATCCTGTAGCCCTCCTCCTTTCCTCAGCAATGATGCTGAGGCATCTCCGGTTTCCCTCATTTGCTGACCGATTAGAGACTGCTGTGAAGCGCGTAATTGCAGAAGGCAAATACAGGACTAAAGACTTAGGAGGGGATGGCACAACCCAGGAAGTTGTTGATGCAGTCATAGCAGCACTGGATTGA
- the LOC105052961 gene encoding isocitrate dehydrogenase [NAD] regulatory subunit 1, mitochondrial isoform X3 → MARRGLPLLRQLLRDSAAASSSPPPLKTLASAETRRSVTYMPRPGDGAPRAATLIPGDGIGPLVTGAVRQVMEAMHAPVYFETYEVHGDMATVPPEVIESIRKNKVCLKGGLVTPLGGGVSSLNVQLRKELDLYASLVNCFNLAGLPTRHENVDIVVIRENTEGEYSGLEHEVVPGVVESLKVTPNLYGNLVANTAAGIAGGTGVMPGGNVGQDHAIFEQGASAGNVGNQKIVEQKKANPVALLLSSAMMLRHLRFPSFADRLETAVKRVIAEGKYRTKDLGGDGTTQEVVDAVIAALD, encoded by the exons ATGGCGAGACGAGGTCTTCCCCTTCTCCGGCAACTCCTCCGCGACTCCGCCGCCGCCTCCTCTTCCCCTCCGCCCTTAAAAACCCTCGCCTCTGCCGAGACCCGGCGGTCCGTGACCTACATGCCCCGTCCCGGCGACGGCGCCCCGCGGGCGGCGACCCTTATTCCCGGCGACGGGATCGGCCCTCTCGTCACCGGCGCGGTCCGGCAGGTCATGGAGGCGATGCACGCTCCCGTCTACTTCGAGACCTACGAGGTCCACGGCGACATGGCCACCGTCCCGCCGGAGGTCATCGAGTCCATCCGGAAGAACAAGGTCTGCCTCAAGGGTGGCCTCGTCACACCACTCGGCGGCGGTGTCAGCTCCCTCAACGTCCAGCTCCGGAAGGAGCTCGATCTCTACGCGTCTCTTGTCAATTGCTTCAACCTCGCCGGCCTTCCCACAAGGCACGAGAACGTCGATATAGTGGTCATCAGGGAGAACACCGAGGGGGAGTACTCGGGGTTGGAGCATGAGGTGGTTCCGGGTGTTGTCGAAAGCCTCAAG GTCACACCAAATCTGTATGGCAATCTGGTGGCAAACACAGCTGCTGGTATTGCTGGAGGCACTGGAGTAATGCCAGGAG GCAATGTTGGTCAAGATCATGCAATTTTTGAACAAGGGGCTTCCGCTGGCAATGTGGGAAACCAGAAGATAGTGGAACAAAAGAAGGCAAATCCTGTAGCCCTCCTCCTTTCCTCAGCAATGATGCTGAGGCATCTCCGGTTTCCCTCATTTGCTGACCGATTAGAGACTGCTGTGAAGCGCGTAATTGCAGAAGGCAAATACAGGACTAAAGACTTAGGAGGGGATGGCACAACCCAGGAAGTTGTTGATGCAGTCATAGCAGCACTGGATTGA
- the LOC105052961 gene encoding isocitrate dehydrogenase [NAD] regulatory subunit 1, mitochondrial isoform X2: MARRGLPLLRQLLRDSAAASSSPPPLKTLASAETRRSVTYMPRPGDGAPRAATLIPGDGIGPLVTGAVRQVMEAMHAPVYFETYEVHGDMATVPPEVIESIRKNKVCLKGGLVTPLGGGVSSLNVQLRKELDLYASLVNCFNLAGLPTRHENVDIVVIRENTEGEYSGLEHEVVPGVVESLKFCSERIAKYAFEYAYLNNRKKVTAVHKANIMKLADGLFLESCREVARKYPGIKYNEIIVDNCCMQLVSKPEQFDVMVTPNLYGNLVANTAAGIAGGTGVMPGGNVGQDHAIFEQGASAGNVGNQKIVEQKKANPVALLLSSAMMLRHLRFPSFADRLETAVKRVIAEGKYRTKDLGGDGTTQEVVDAVIAALD, encoded by the exons ATGGCGAGACGAGGTCTTCCCCTTCTCCGGCAACTCCTCCGCGACTCCGCCGCCGCCTCCTCTTCCCCTCCGCCCTTAAAAACCCTCGCCTCTGCCGAGACCCGGCGGTCCGTGACCTACATGCCCCGTCCCGGCGACGGCGCCCCGCGGGCGGCGACCCTTATTCCCGGCGACGGGATCGGCCCTCTCGTCACCGGCGCGGTCCGGCAGGTCATGGAGGCGATGCACGCTCCCGTCTACTTCGAGACCTACGAGGTCCACGGCGACATGGCCACCGTCCCGCCGGAGGTCATCGAGTCCATCCGGAAGAACAAGGTCTGCCTCAAGGGTGGCCTCGTCACACCACTCGGCGGCGGTGTCAGCTCCCTCAACGTCCAGCTCCGGAAGGAGCTCGATCTCTACGCGTCTCTTGTCAATTGCTTCAACCTCGCCGGCCTTCCCACAAGGCACGAGAACGTCGATATAGTGGTCATCAGGGAGAACACCGAGGGGGAGTACTCGGGGTTGGAGCATGAGGTGGTTCCGGGTGTTGTCGAAAGCCTCAAG TTCTGTTCAGAGCGCATTGCAAAATATGCTTTTGAGTATGCATACTTGAACAATAGGAAAAAGGTCACAGCTGTGCATAAGGCCAATATCATGAAGCTTGCAGATGGTTTATTTTTAGAATCTTGCCGTGAGGTTGCAAGAAAATACCCAGGGATAAAGTACAATGAGATTATTGTGGACAACTGTTGTATGCAGCTTGTGTCGAAGCCTGAGCAGTTTGATGTCATG GTCACACCAAATCTGTATGGCAATCTGGTGGCAAACACAGCTGCTGGTATTGCTGGAGGCACTGGAGTAATGCCAGGAG GCAATGTTGGTCAAGATCATGCAATTTTTGAACAAGGGGCTTCCGCTGGCAATGTGGGAAACCAGAAGATAGTGGAACAAAAGAAGGCAAATCCTGTAGCCCTCCTCCTTTCCTCAGCAATGATGCTGAGGCATCTCCGGTTTCCCTCATTTGCTGACCGATTAGAGACTGCTGTGAAGCGCGTAATTGCAGAAGGCAAATACAGGACTAAAGACTTAGGAGGGGATGGCACAACCCAGGAAGTTGTTGATGCAGTCATAGCAGCACTGGATTGA